One segment of Thermodesulfobacteriota bacterium DNA contains the following:
- a CDS encoding haloacid dehalogenase type II gives MGKSKKENQKLDVSFIKALTFDVFGTVVDWRGTIIRECTLIGKSKGINLDWDKFADAWRAGYAPAMNRVRQGDLPWVNIDSLHRMILDRLLTDFNIVGLDEKEKDHLNRVWHRLEPWPDSIAGLERLRKRFIVATLSNGNVSLLVNLAKNAGLTWDCILSAELARHYKPDKEVYQTAADLLGLRPEEVMMVAAHPDDLEASKTVGFKTAFVSRPLEFGPGHEPVKVSQSSVDLIASDFNDLADKLGA, from the coding sequence ATGGGCAAAAGCAAGAAAGAGAATCAGAAATTAGATGTTTCCTTCATCAAGGCGCTCACCTTTGATGTATTTGGAACCGTGGTTGACTGGCGCGGAACGATAATTCGCGAGTGTACGCTCATCGGTAAATCTAAGGGAATTAATCTAGACTGGGATAAATTTGCCGATGCCTGGCGGGCCGGCTACGCCCCGGCGATGAATCGCGTCAGGCAGGGAGATTTGCCCTGGGTGAATATTGATTCACTTCATCGTATGATCCTCGACCGGTTGCTCACGGATTTTAATATCGTTGGGCTCGACGAAAAGGAGAAAGACCACCTCAACCGGGTATGGCATCGATTAGAACCTTGGCCGGACTCTATCGCCGGATTAGAAAGACTTCGCAAAAGATTTATAGTGGCCACACTCTCGAACGGGAATGTTTCTCTACTGGTCAATCTGGCGAAAAACGCAGGTTTAACTTGGGACTGTATCCTTTCGGCGGAATTGGCTAGACATTATAAGCCGGATAAGGAGGTTTATCAGACGGCTGCCGACCTGTTGGGACTGCGACCGGAAGAGGTGATGATGGTGGCGGCCCATCCGGATGACCTGGAGGCTTCGAAGACGGTTGGATTTAAAACGGCTTTCGTCTCGCGGCCTCTGGAGTTTGGCCCGGGGCATGAACCGGTCAAGGTGTCTCAGTCCTCGGTTGATTTAATCGCTTCCGACTTCAACGACCTGGCGGATAAGCTTGGCGCTTAA
- a CDS encoding dienelactone hydrolase family protein, whose protein sequence is MNQPLTKPGIYKQVFSGDRRFTIYIPENFVECEEPALIMLLHWKGPFYPFKGWEILSGLGIPALGELGAIIAAPDCPADCWDDPVSESLVMELHRWLTSQYKVKKERTLLTGYSLGGLGTWFIASRNQKEFAGALPISSKPLEEAASINWSIPIYVIHGRNDEIFPFEHTDKAVKLLREKKVSIEFRIVEGVTHFDAYGFVEPLKEAIPWIMKVWGRAS, encoded by the coding sequence ATGAATCAACCTTTAACCAAGCCTGGAATATATAAACAGGTCTTCTCAGGCGATAGACGCTTTACTATCTATATTCCGGAGAATTTTGTCGAATGTGAAGAGCCGGCATTGATAATGCTTCTCCACTGGAAGGGACCCTTTTACCCTTTCAAGGGATGGGAGATTTTGTCCGGTCTGGGGATACCGGCATTGGGTGAGTTAGGGGCAATCATAGCCGCACCCGACTGCCCCGCTGACTGCTGGGATGACCCGGTAAGCGAATCATTGGTAATGGAATTGCACAGGTGGCTCACCAGTCAATATAAAGTAAAAAAGGAGAGAACCCTACTCACCGGATACAGCTTAGGCGGTCTTGGAACATGGTTTATAGCTTCGAGGAATCAGAAAGAATTCGCCGGAGCGTTACCTATCTCCTCAAAACCCCTTGAGGAAGCGGCCAGCATAAATTGGTCTATACCGATCTACGTCATACACGGCAGGAATGATGAGATATTCCCGTTTGAACACACGGACAAGGCAGTTAAACTTCTCCGGGAGAAAAAGGTTTCGATAGAATTCAGGATCGTGGAAGGGGTAACTCATTTTGATGCCTATGGGTTCGTTGAGCCTCTTAAAGAAGCGATTCCCTGGATCATGAAAGTGTGGGGACGGGCCTCATAA
- a CDS encoding thioesterase family protein, whose product MSDSLRPGLTFDFNFTIPETKTVPYLYPESEEFQLMPKVLATGFMIGLIEWARIKFINGYIDWPREQTVGIEVKLSHSAATPPGLTVNVKGELVKVEGRKLTFSIVATDGVDVISEGTHDRFIVDAERFSSKVEKKRNKSNSST is encoded by the coding sequence ATGAGTGATTCGTTGAGACCGGGCTTAACCTTCGATTTCAACTTCACCATACCGGAAACCAAGACCGTCCCCTATCTCTATCCGGAATCCGAAGAGTTTCAACTGATGCCCAAGGTATTGGCTACCGGATTCATGATAGGCTTGATCGAATGGGCACGCATCAAATTCATAAATGGGTATATAGACTGGCCTAGGGAGCAAACGGTGGGTATTGAAGTGAAATTGAGTCACTCAGCGGCCACTCCGCCCGGACTGACGGTGAACGTGAAAGGAGAACTGGTTAAGGTAGAAGGGCGAAAGCTTACTTTTTCCATAGTTGCTACCGATGGTGTTGACGTTATCTCGGAAGGAACGCATGATAGATTCATCGTCGATGCCGAGAGATTCAGTTCTAAGGTAGAGAAGAAAAGAAATAAGAGTAATAGTTCAACCTAG